DNA sequence from the Cucumis melo cultivar AY chromosome 6, USDA_Cmelo_AY_1.0, whole genome shotgun sequence genome:
ACCTGGTCAAAGTCAACAAGGAGAAGCCTGCCAACCCCCGATCGAAGAAGCATCATAGCAGCATGACTCCCAACACCACCAAGACCAATTACCACAACATAGGATGCAGTCACATTCTTCTGTGAGCTAAGGCCAAAGAACTGAATGTTCCTAAGGACAACGGGAACATAACTAACATGTTAAAAGCAAATAAAATTAGTGATAGACTATACCTTGATGAAGCAAGGAAATCCTAAGTCATTTATTTATCTCACATTAATTGCGTACATCAGGGAGCCATTTCCCATACATTCAACCAGACTTTAAGGAAGTAGAATCAATTACAAAGGTTTAAACAACATTAACCCAAGGAAGATGGTATCTAACGAGGgatattagaaaaagaaaacaacaagTGGATAGCAAAATAGAACCCTGTGCAAATGGTCGGAATTTAATAGAGGATTAAAAGAAATAGATTGATCTCGAGAAAAGAAATCTTGAAAAACCAAAAGATTCCAAAAAAGAAACACTCCAAATCTATCTTATTGAACCAAAccttccaaaataaaataaaaatacctTGTTAGTTGTTCAGAAACAATTTCATCAGTTAGAAGGTCTACATCAGAAAGTCCACGATTGGTGCACCCAACAACTGGACTGCCCTTTACAGTAGTCTCAACCATATCCCCATTACCTTCAAGaatcattatatttttttctttaataagaTATCTTCCACAATCATTAACAAAAATCATATTATTGAgaaattttcaagaaacaaaTACTCTAAAATTTGCTTTGAGTAAATTCCAAATTCCAAGAGAAACATTGAAATCAACATTTTGAGGCATGAGcattgatgtcatcattctcTACAATGAAATCATAAAATCTACATACAAGACCACATCAATTTCAATCAAGAATAAAACTACTGTGTTTTACTTATTACATATTAGACTATTAGAGCACTTCAACGATGAGATATGGACTTCTTTCAGAAGTATAAAAAAAGACAAGAAAatataaatgaaataaaaactGAACAACCACATCATAGAAGACTATCAACATTAATGTAACCCTCGCAGTCTACTTATGTATGCTAAGATGTAATAAGTCAATATAAACTAAAGCTTCGACTGCGGAGTGCACAAAAAACTGAACCGTGAATCAGCCCTGAATGGACTTTGTGCTACATAAACCATCGTGTTTAGTTAAGTTTTCCTTTGAATGGGCCATTGGAATGGTGGAAAACCTCTATTTAATATTTGTTTCGATGATTACTTACCACGCAACTTGGTTGCCTTTGATTCAGCTTGATCCGCGATCTGTCTGCAAAGTTGATAACTAATTATCAGTATCCCTGAGAGAAACTACCATGATATAGAAGATAAAACATAATCAGAAGTTCTGTTTCTTCCAAATGATAGGAGCTTAAGGTAGAAGACTATCCGTGTCGTTAGGGTTTCAATTTCGCAGATAATTACTCGAACTCCAGAACAGGCATTTGAGAGTGATCAATGAATCAAAAAATCTGGAAGAAACGAGATGATAAAGAAGCGATTCTAGTGCTAAACTTGCCTGTGAAGAAGCTTGAGGATGAAGAAGGTAGAAACAGAACCGAAGAGAGCTCCAGCTCCCACCAATGAGAGAGACTTGAATTTTCCCTCCATTTCTCAAACCGCGCTCTCGCCTTCCCGCTGAGAACGGCCTCCCTCCACGATGCTTTAGCCTCGTCgagttttttctttattttattttgggcaAATTCGAAAAAGAAGGTTGGTGTTTGCAAATACACTTAAATTTTTTATGTAATAACTGAATTCCTatcttttaaaagttttaaaattatatcCTTAAATTGATAATAATTATAAAGTTGAAgagaaaattttagaaaaaaaataaatatatagaacgggaaaatatttatattttataaaacttttaagtataattaaatttattattaatggttTTATTTCGTCgttaaaatataaatagttcgtcaatttttctatttttttaaaatttgaaattaaaccaatagtaaaattgattttttaaatttatataatcaATACGATGATACAGTTATGTAAGTTTTAGGGTtcaattttaaaactttaataaATTTGAGTGCTaagtttctcattctgaaagTTCATGATATAATTGCAACTATAACCATATTTTACATGtagttttaggttttttttttttttaatttataactCTAGTGTTTTCATTTTAGTATGATTGGGATTTTTCTAGTGTGATAGTACGAGGATTCGAACCGCATATCTTCAGTAAACTACATATGTAATTATCAATGTGACTATAATTGTTAAGATAGTACACAATTATTTCCTATATTAAGAATAGACTATTTCAATTTCAACATCTTTATATTTTTCTCTTCACTTAAGATGCATAGGTTAATTAGTGGCAGATCAATAAAATAAGAGACACAACCACTACACTATAACAATGTTTTGCTTAAGATAAAacattgtttaatatatattataatatgacatttcaaaattaacattaaaatacaaaaatcaataatGTGAGCAGGACACATATCTTTGTTGGTCCTTAATAAATTCATTCTTGCCAAGCatgaaattaattagttgaATTAGAACTAAGTTCAGTTGTCGTTCAGAGGCGCCAATAACCAGAGTGCATGTGATTTGATTAATCTATTTCGattattattaaagaaaaacGATACGTTTGAGTTAGCATGCATGTATTTGAGACGTAGAGTAGTAAAACAAAGCTTCTCAATAATATAGGAAAATATAAAGTTGGTTGATAAATATAAATGTACTTTAGGTGGGTGATCCGAAAAGCATTTAAGGAAGCAGTTCCCCCCCTTAGGGCAAGCAAACGGTCCAAAGGCAGTCCAAATTTCACGTTTGTAGTTTACAACGGAGCCCTTGGTTTTGCGGCGAGTTTTTCCCGATTCATCTCCTCCACTAAACCCTCCGCCGGAAACCGACTGCAAGAACCGAGCGAGTTACAATGTCTTCTGGATTCAACAATGGCTTAAGGGTTTTCAGAGCCTGTAGAACTCTCTTAGCTCCGTCCAAATCCTCTGCTACCGTTCCCGCCACCGCTCCCAAATCCAAGACGACCACGAAGCCGAAGACGAAGCTGCCCAAGGTGAAGACTCCTCCGAGCTCCGTTGCTGCTGCTGGTGTTGCAGCCACGCCCGAGCcgaaaataaaaaagggaacGTCTCGACCGTCGGGGATTCTGAAGGTCACCCAGGTTTCTCCAGCGTTGAGCAACTTCTTGGGTGTATCGGAGGCTTCTCGCACCGACGCCGTCACGCAGATCTGGTCCTACATCAAGCTCCACAACCTTCAGGTTCGTAGCTTATAACCGTTTTGGTTTCTAGGGAATTGGGTGGAAAAATGGACGTGCAAATAGGCTAAAATGCACCTCCAACTTCCAATCCAGGAATTGCATCAACTAGTTAACCTCTAAACTGAAATCTATGGTTTCTCTCCCCGCCGTAATGGGGGTCATTTAGTTTTTCCGATGAGGAAAAGTTTAGTAATCTGAAGGAAAATGGAGTATGGAGGTTTCATCCATAACTGGTGCTCCCAATGCTTATTATTGCTGAGGTCGAGGAACCAGTTTTCTCCATGATCCGGGTAGATGCAAAGCCATCTGAGGAATTATATTTTCgttccaaaaaaagaaaaatttaccTCTGAACTGAGATGGAATCTTTTCGGGAAGTACTCGTTACCGTGTTGTTGCTTATCTAAATTGTGCAATGGCCAATTGTGCTTGTACTTAGACTGGTAATTCCCTGTTGTTCTTTCTTAAACTTTGGGGGATGAAAATCTTTGGAATATCTACACGATGGACTCTTGGAGATATATAGCTGACTTCTGGGCATTGACAATCCCCTCCCTTTTTCGATGAGAATGCTTAACACTTAAAAggttgaaacacttgatatagGGATTAACTTATATAGTAGGTTTTAAATACTACATTGGTCCTTTGATGGTCATTGATTTGGCTTAGTACCTCAACTCAGCGAAAGTATAGAGACCATAATTGAAAGTATAAAGATCAGAAGGACGGACTCATAGTTGAATGTATAGGGACCAAAATGAACCAAAACCAAAAAGTATAAGGTTCAAACTAGTATATAGTAATAGTATTACTCTATAAATGGTTGAAATTGATATTACTTAAGAAAGATTTGGTACTGATCCCTGTAATTTATTTGTGAGCTCGACAGTTTAGCCAGAGTTAGCATAACTTGAAGATATTATTCTTTTTGGAATGGAGTTCGTTCATGTAGTTAGTTGTGGATTCCTTCTGTAGGCTTAATTTTTTATCTCTCTAGTTTTGCATTCATTTGTACAATTCTTTCATTCTAAGTTTCTTCCCTATGATTTGTGAAATATTATACGTAAAATTTATGGGGGAACTTTTTGAGCTGCACGCAATTACTCATAGTTTTCAAAGAAAACACAAACGGCTTAGAGCCAAAGAGCTTTACATTGTTATTTTAGTTGATAATTTGGGAGTTTCTGTGATCCAAGCCATGACATAACGATATATTTCATTGTCGTCGCCTGCAGAATCCTGATAACAAAAGAGAGATCTACTGCGACGATAAACTTAAAGCCATATTCGAAGGAAGGGAAAAGGTTAGTTTCTTAGAGATCGGAAAAATGCTCGCCCGCCATTTTGTAAAGAACTGATGCAGGTGATGAGAGATCAACTTTCACTCCCCACCTTTTCAATCCATTTAGTTAGCAATTGTC
Encoded proteins:
- the LOC103483375 gene encoding upstream activation factor subunit UAF30-like; this encodes MSSGFNNGLRVFRACRTLLAPSKSSATVPATAPKSKTTTKPKTKLPKVKTPPSSVAAAGVAATPEPKIKKGTSRPSGILKVTQVSPALSNFLGVSEASRTDAVTQIWSYIKLHNLQNPDNKREIYCDDKLKAIFEGREKVSFLEIGKMLARHFVKN